The DNA segment TTACTGTACCTCAATCGCAACCATCTGTTTCTAGTCAGAGACCCTGTCtggtaaaaataagaaaatatggaGCTAAAGAATTCAGAGGAAAGAAAGAAGATGATCCGACTGAAATTGAGTATTGGTTGGAGAATAGTTAGAGAGTGTTTGAAGAACTTAGTGTACCGAAGAGGATAAATTGAAACATGTGGTTTCCTTATTAAAAAGATGATGCCTATCTCTATTAGAAGCTTCAATCCTGCTGAGAAGATTAACTGGAATTTCTTTCTAACaaaattaagaagaaatatgtgggcCAACTGTACTTGGAGAAAAAGAAGAGGGAGTTTCTTGATCTTAAACAAAACAATCTAACAGTTATtgaatatgaaagggagtttgtCAGATTGAGTAGATACCCGAACGAATTGATTGCGATGGAAGTAGAAATGTGCCGAAGATTTGAATggggattgaatgaagatattttTGCTTTGGTAATAGCCTTGAATATACAGGATTTCTCTATTTTGGTTGAAACGGGTCAACGAATTGAAGAAGGGTTGAATCGccaaaaagaaaagagtttcggAAAAAGAACTGCAGTTAGCTCCATGCCATCGTTGGAGGTTCGAGGATTTTAGAGGTTCGAGGTATTCAACATCTACTGGGGGACCAAGGATAAAAGGTCAAACAAGTCCGATACAACAGACAACTTTAGTGGCTAGCACTGGAGGCTTCAGAAGAAGACCAGTGCCACCATGTGAGCATTGTGTCAAATCTCACCTAGGGGAATGTCGATTGATTTcccgagcttgtttcaggtgtgggTCCAAAGACCATATGATTAGAGATTATCCAAAGATGTCGGTCAGGGGTGGTCTAATTTAGCAAAGGGGCCGGCGATTAGGGGTTATCAGTGGAATGGGTAATGGACAGAGATCAACAAAAGAGACAGTCAGCAGATCAGAGGGCCGAGCACCTATAACATATGCCATCAGAACCTGAGAGGAGGGAAATGCACCTGATGTAATAACTGgtaaattttctttatttgattCTCCTGTGATTGCTTAATTGATCtcggttctacgcattcataaaTCTGCGTTGCATTGCATTGGTGTTGTTCTGTTTTGTTAACGCACTTCGGTGCCCTCTGTATCTGTTTTGAATAGCTTAAGTGTTTTGTTTAGTCTACAATGGGCTAAGAAAGAGGAACAAGACATCCGGTAAGTGTGGTTAACAGTGAATTGGTTAAGTGGTTTAAAAACTATAAGTTGATAAAAATCGTTTACTGGGACTATTATGTAGAATGAAGTAACTTATTCATGTGCTTGTAGTTAATATATCGTATTTTAGAAATAAGATTTAAATTCTTGTAGTATTTACTAAGCCGTCTCGTCTCAAGCTTAACGCATTTCTTTTCAACGCGTAGGTAAAAGCTAGTTTTGACAAGCTAGGACAATGATTGGCTGTggctcatctcatcacatcttctAGCTTGAAAGAGAGTAAGGTTTGATATTTTGGTTTTAGATATGACATGTACATAGTTATGGTCGGTTCAAATGACATGTATTATCAGACTTAGTTGTAAATTATGAATACTTATGCTAGTATTATAAACTTTGCTATAATTAGAAGATATCATGATGAGTTATTTGATTATTGCGTTAGAATTGAAAGTTTATATGATTGAATTGTGTATTGGGTTGATAAATGTGTGATTTGAACAGGAGACCAAAGCGATAAGAAATTGGTAAGTGCAGGAAATTGAGATGAAGTTTCGATACCATGGGCAAGGTACCGGTACTTgggaaattttatcaaatttttggAACATCAACCCTGGTTTTGGGATCGATACTAGGGCTGCATATCGATATCGATACTTGctgaattttgttttgattttttgaaacttCGAAACTAAAAATGATACCGATATCATGGTAATGTGTCGATACATACTTTTTGAAAAGAATGGGTATCGATACTTTAATTTTTCATCTGATTTCTCTGAAACTTTGAAGCTGAACTTGGTATCAGTACCACATCAGGGGTATCAATACTTTGAGCCAGaagaaaatgttttaaaagtattttggaGACCAAAATTTTGTAATTCAGGTGTAAgcataattatttaatgatatgaattaatcgaaattttgTTTTATTGGCGTGAGTATGTCATTTGTTcgatttaaaatatatttagtgTAGCATCCCGATTGATTttggttattaatttttttttttaaaataacaaggTTTTTTGTAGGAAATTATACTTTCAGAGGTTAACAAAATTCGCTTGAAACAAGTTATTGTGGTTATATTTAATCTCTTTTGCGAGAACATTTTTTCTTTAGAATAGTTATTGTTCAAAATAATGATTGTTTGAGCATATctatattcaaaaaaatatatattcatgttCAAAATAGCTGGCATTCAAGTACAATTATTTCTTCTGAACAGCTTCGATGTTCTGCAAAGATATTTCACACTCTACTTCTTCATCAAAACAGAAGAACTGAAGATAAGCTTAGAATATTGTAAGATTCTTAAGTTAGTTTCACTCTCGGGATCTTCCAAAGAGTTTGGTTTAATGAATGGATCAAATATGAAGGTAATTTAGAgggttcttcttttcttttacctTTTCTCTGTCCCTTTCTTTAAAATTGCAGTGAACTCTTGTTCATTATTCACCTTGAACAAAAACTAAACGAAATATTTAGTGCATTCCTATCGTTTATCCTATTGAATGACTAATTTTATAAATTCCTATTTCTGAAACTTATAGATACGAGTCTTCacaactttttgacattttggCTATTCTAACTCTCTTAAACACTTTCTAAATATCTCTAAGTCTACTCTTTTGCTCAACCTTATTCTCAATTACGCTTAGTTTGTTTGACCAATTCTCCATCTTAGTATCCACCTCTTACAGTTACACTTTAATGGAATAGAGTCTGCTCCAGTCTTCTCTTTATTGTCTTTATGCATTTCATTTCACTTATTGGTAACATTTCCTCCATCGATTAAAAAACCCTCTATAGGCTAAAGGAGGGAAAGGTGCTCTAAAGTTGTTTGCTTTCTGCATTTCTTACCCCGTGGCTTGCAAAATCTCAAATTCCATGTTTCTTTGTTTGGCATGCTCTGTTTCCTCGATGACTCATCAAATCTTCTTTGTTTTTAcctctctttttttcctttttttttcttttttttttttggttttattttcagGGTCCAAGTCATTAAGAGTCAAACTATTGTTTTCCATTCTTCTCCAGGTATAGAACTTTCTCTCTCATTTTTAATCTTTTCCATTACATTCAATAAGTTCAAGTTATGACCTATTGAGTAAAGTTTCTAGTTCATTTGCTGGTTTTAGTTTTCTTAGTTTGATGTATTTAGTGTTCTTCACATTACTAGTTTTGATTGCCGGTTGAGTATGCCAATTCAATTTCAGGTTTTAATACTGTCTCAGTCTCTTATGTAAAAATTATTAGTATCTATGATTCCAATAACTAGGAAATTTGGAAAAATGAATCGTTCACCCCGAGAGTACGAAGTTATAGTGTAATCAAGGAACATACAGTTGGTATGACATCATTTTGCTTGCAAAATATGACATGAGGTAACTTTTAAAGCTAGGAACAATTAAGCCACCATGTTGCTCTAAATGGAAGTCTTTCCCTTAACTTCTTACCTTATACTTGGAACGACGCTCGGCAATATGATCGACTGAAAGAACTTCAAGAGGACAAGTGGctagtctttttttattttagttcatCATATCACATGTGAACCGTTTTGCCAAAAAACAAACTACATGGATTTATGAGAACAAATTTATCTCAGACATGAACTAAGCTTCTTGAGCTATATGATGTTGAGCTGAATGGTTTCATAGTAGATTGAGTCCTATCAGTTTGTATGCATGGCTCTCTTATATAGCTCAGAGTTGTTGGCCTTTGTGCTTGCATGGTTAGCATTTAGTGTAGTATGAACCCTATATGTTATGTTACATTAAAGGGACATTTGGTTCAAAGaatgtaatattatttttggtattatttTTGGTAACAAAATTACTAGGTCAAATGTCGGGTATCTTTCTATTTGCTTCATTTGACTAGAATGTAAGATTGTGGTGTTTGGTTGACAGaatgtaaaattagcaaaaatacaaattttactaaattgttcTTGATAATaatgtgtttttttaaataaatttatttcttttaaaaattttggtcttACTTTTCATACAATTATGAtaaattgtgataattattgtttttatacaatttatatatGAATAAGTAACTATATGatgtcaaaataaatttataaatggtAATTACAATCATAATTGAtatactaataaataaataattataaataatatagtttTAAGTTAGGACATCTACTTTTTCACAGTAAAGAAAAGGAGaaacttttaatttaaatattacgAGATTTAAAGTAAGGTAATATGAACCAATTGCACCTTAAGGATGTTATAGACTCCCTTCCATACGTCATGCTTCCAAGCTGCACGCATAATTTGCCCTGAATATGGTCTAAAAAATAATGCTTTGCCATAGTGGACCTGCTGAATGAATTTCTGGGCCAGAGCCAGATTGTGTTGATGAGAATTTCATTAAAGAAGGGCGCCTTTGCTCCTCCTTTCATGGTTGGAGATAGTTGCTGATAACCAGATATCAGTTgctacatatgtatatatgtggaTCACTAATAACTGTTACAGTTAACATATATAGATGAATCACCTTTTGCCCATTCTCTCACAGAACATCTTGTTTATTTTCTTTGGTTCGATGTCCTTTAAGAGACAGGGAGAATGCTGGATTTTATATCTTTGACATGGTTGAGATACTCTGCCATGATATCAGTGTCCTCATCCCATCATACTCTCCAAGGATGCCAATCTTCAAGCCGCCTATATGTCTAGTCAAGAGAATCAAGGACCGGTATGATTGGCAGCAGTTCAACTTTAGTTCATCAAGCTGCTCTTCTTTTGTTGATGTTAGATTAGAACTTTGATATATTAttaccaaaaagaaaaatcatgCAAAAGCCAAGTGACTCTTTTTAAAATCGTTGATAGAACAACTTTTTGGTCATTTAGAAACTCTCTGGGAAGATGCTAATGAACATCTCTTTTGCTGTTGATGTTGATGACAATAACTAAAAGAGGTTTTCATGGATTTGGCGTTTGATGAAGACAATAATGACAACATGCCACCATGTTCACAATAAAGAGCTATATTACATTGCTTTTGATGAAGTTGCCTCTGAAGAATCTTCTCCAACTATGCTTTGATATTTTTGAGACCTTGGGGTCCATTGCTTTTTTTGTGTTCTTCCGTATCTGTTAGCCATCGCTTTCAGTTTCACAAGTGCTCATTCCTACGGTGAATCATTATTTTTCAACAGGTTCCCTATTTAACAGAAGAAGAAATAATATAGAGGAAATTTCCTGCACAATTGCTGTTGATTTTTGGCCGCCATTTTAGATTGACCTAATCTGCCAGTACTttgcttaaaaaaatattaaagaaaaaatattcaGGGTATCTtcttatatctatatatatgttcCTAAATCCTGACATTTGAGCTATTAAGTAGCTATTAAGTCTTGATTGTAAACCTAATCTTGGTTaccatttttttattcatttatgtaAGAGAGAACTTATATTATTTTCACTTATGTCGGGTTAGATGAATTGGGATTTTTTCCTGGTTTAGGAGATTAACATATTGAGCAACAATATTGCAGGGTTTACAATTTGATGGACCTGCTGGTTCATGAATGACCAAACACCATTATCATTAGTAGATTAGGTGTACCAGAAAGAGTCCTATCGGATTCGAAGTAGGTTTAGGATTGTATCGGATCTGAACTCATCTGGAACTAAAGTAGTTTGCTACAAACTTTAACTTTAGGCAAAGCATGAGTTCATAGTTTCATAACTGCAAGATAATCAAGCAGTTGCAACTGCTCATATGTAATGAGCATCTTTTGTTCTTTTGGAACAAACGGACACAGACATTGGATCAGTGAGATTCTTTATAAAAAATGACGGGGAACTTTGAATGTGTATGAATCTTTAGAAGGGAGCTAATTCTTTTAGGGTTCTCGAAATAAGAGGGGTTGCATATGTTGATCATGGCCTAGTCTAGCCAGTGCGATGGTGTCCCTCGGTGTTCAAGCACCACCTGCACCAGCTGGCCTTGGTGTCCAAGTGCCATTGACACCAGCTAGACCTTTCTGCTCAATATAAGATAATTATATGAaccaacgaaattaaatttcgaTCTCAATTCGAGGCGAGCTAATTTTTTTTAGCAATCAGTGCCATTTCTTTTGTAATATATCAGAACTATATTATCTGCTACTGGTGGTTTAGCAATCAGTTTCATTTCTTTGAAATAGCAAGCAAGCTATATACAGACACaaacttcatatatatatatataatatcaccCTTCAAAACTTTTTGTCTAACCTATGATATTTGTTTTAACTATAAGTTGATCCTCCATATGAGATTACTGTATATccaaaaaataagagaaaaaaacagTGCTACTGTAATGAAACCATGACCTCAATCATATAACCGGCGTTGGTGGAGTTTCCCAAATATCAAACACATTATCCTCACTGTGAAGTGCAAAAAGCCGATCACCCCCTATCGAAAAATCACATATCGAACCACCATAGCTCCTTCGAAGCCTAGATGTTAGAACCCAATCTGGACCGCAAAACACCGAGATGGAATCATTCATGGATGAAAACAACTGGCCATTATGCAATGCCAGTTTGGGGTAGCAAGGCTCATCTGGCATTTTCCCTTTCATCAACCTACTCCTTGAGCTCCACCTCACACTTCCCCCACTGATCCTCAAATCAATGAACCCCAAATCCTCATACTCATTCACAACACATACAGAATTACAGTCCTCCATTGCAATGGCATCCCTCACCCTTTTCTCGTCAACAGTTAAGGGAGCACCAATGTCGGACCAAGACCAGACCGTTGATTTCTGTCTGAAATCTAGCAAACTGATGTAACAGTTGTCTTTCCTGGGAAACAAAGTGGCAACTAACAGACAGGTGGTTCCATTTAGCCATTGTAGTTTATCAGCTTCACCAAGAGACCAACCAGGTGTTTCATAGAAGAAATCAATCTGTTTGCCAGTGAATTGGTCCCAAACCCCAATCCCATACTCATTGCTTCTCCCTTTACAGCTTGCAAAAATCTTATAATCCGGGCTGAAACACAATGCCCCAGCTGTGTAGCTCTTGATTTGATTATCATGAACAACATTAAACTTGTACCTCAAGTCACCAGTATATGAACTGAACAACCCCACACCACCATCTCCTCTCCCTAGCCTTTCACAAGCACTGATCAAGACACTCTCAGCGTTGACCCAACCTATGTCGTTGACTCTCTGGTAATCCAGATTCAATGGGGGGTGTTCTTCCAACATCCAATCAAAAACATGGACCATGCTACCGTGAGCCACACAGCAGCCACCATCTGGACCGGCTCTGATGGCGGTTCCATCCCCTGGGGCTCGACCTGTCACTGATTTTGATAGCTTTAACCTATTACCATCAAAGGGTCCACGCTTAGCC comes from the Gossypium hirsutum isolate 1008001.06 chromosome A06, Gossypium_hirsutum_v2.1, whole genome shotgun sequence genome and includes:
- the LOC121230623 gene encoding BTB/POZ domain-containing protein At2g24240, which codes for MGIQNDIVKFNVGGRIFQTTATTLANAGRDSFFGALFDDNWDLQQPINGREFFIDRNPDCFAVLLDLLRTGDLYIPSNVPERLLYKEAMFYGLIGHVRSAKRGPFDGNRLKLSKSVTGRAPGDGTAIRAGPDGGCCVAHGSMVHVFDWMLEEHPPLNLDYQRVNDIGWVNAESVLISACERLGRGDGGVGLFSSYTGDLRYKFNVVHDNQIKSYTAGALCFSPDYKIFASCKGRSNEYGIGVWDQFTGKQIDFFYETPGWSLGEADKLQWLNGTTCLLVATLFPRKDNCYISLLDFRQKSTVWSWSDIGAPLTVDEKRVRDAIAMEDCNSVCVVNEYEDLGFIDLRISGGSVRWSSRSRLMKGKMPDEPCYPKLALHNGQLFSSMNDSISVFCGPDWVLTSRLRRSYGGSICDFSIGGDRLFALHSEDNVFDIWETPPTPVI